From Pseudomonas sp. CCI4.2, one genomic window encodes:
- the trxA gene encoding thioredoxin has translation MSQDTPYIFDATTATFDQLVIENSFHQPVLVDFWAEWCAPCKVLMPLLKKIADEYQGQLLLAKVDCDAEQDIVARFGIRSLPTVVLFKDGQPVDGFSGAQPESAIRTILEPHVQLPPPAAADPLEQAQLLFAEGSIADAEAVLKHLLGEDNTNAAALILYARCLAERGELVEAGTVLDAVKDDQHKAALAGAKAQLTFLGEAASLPDVADLKTRLAKNPQDDEAAHQLAIQQLSRQQYEAALEGLLKLFIRNRSYAEGLAHKTLLQVFDLLGNDHPLVTTYRRKLFAALY, from the coding sequence ATGAGCCAGGACACCCCGTATATCTTCGACGCAACCACCGCGACCTTTGACCAACTGGTCATCGAGAACTCGTTCCATCAGCCTGTGCTGGTGGATTTCTGGGCTGAATGGTGTGCGCCCTGCAAAGTGCTGATGCCGCTGCTGAAGAAAATCGCCGATGAGTACCAGGGCCAATTGCTGCTGGCGAAGGTCGATTGCGACGCCGAGCAAGACATCGTGGCGCGCTTTGGTATTCGCAGCCTGCCGACCGTAGTGCTGTTTAAGGACGGTCAACCGGTGGACGGGTTCTCCGGCGCGCAACCTGAGTCGGCGATCCGGACGATTCTCGAACCCCACGTCCAATTACCGCCGCCTGCCGCCGCCGATCCTTTGGAGCAAGCACAACTGCTGTTTGCCGAAGGCAGCATCGCGGACGCTGAAGCCGTGTTGAAGCATTTGCTTGGCGAAGACAACACTAACGCCGCTGCGCTGATTCTGTACGCGCGCTGCCTGGCCGAACGCGGTGAACTGGTCGAAGCCGGCACCGTGCTCGACGCGGTGAAGGACGATCAACACAAAGCTGCGCTGGCCGGCGCCAAAGCGCAATTGACGTTCCTGGGCGAAGCCGCAAGCTTGCCGGACGTTGCCGACCTGAAAACCCGTCTGGCGAAAAATCCGCAGGACGATGAGGCCGCTCATCAATTGGCGATTCAGCAGCTGTCCCGCCAACAATATGAGGCCGCTCTGGAAGGCTTATTGAAGCTGTTCATCCGCAATCGCAGCTATGCCGAAGGTCTTGCGCACAAAACCTTGCTGCAAGTGTTTGACCTGCTGGGCAACGACCACCCGTTGGTCACCACCTATCGCCGCAAATTATTCGCTGCGCTCTACTAA